One Anguilla rostrata isolate EN2019 chromosome 15, ASM1855537v3, whole genome shotgun sequence genomic window, TGCCCCCAACTTTGCAGACATGCAGGTAACACACAGTGGATAACATGCAGGGGCATTTTCAATACATGACTGAACTGAGAATAGAATTTTCCCCAACACTCTGCTATTGCATTacgttgttattattatatatgcattattcagagcgacttgcacaaatTTGACATAGCACTACATAGTTGTAGATACATAATAATGCAGAAACGTAGTCAGATTATGAGAGAACTTCTAGAACTCCGAAACACAGAGCTGTCCACCAGTGCCCTGCTCAAGTACATGGGGGCAAGatttctcatttctgttttgGCGTTTGGTGTCTTTATGCATCTTTTAAACACGTTTTTGTTGAACAAGTGAGGTTTTATGAAATTGACATTAACAGAAACTCCATTGATGAATTTGAACGGCATTTCATTAACACGGGATCGCAAGGCCGACACAGTGCATGCTGACTCCAGTCCAGAGGACCCCAGTTTGCACAGTGCTAACGCTGCGTcgctaatgctaacactgcTTTAACATCTTGTTGACAGTATTCCACTGCTGCTTGTTTTAATACTAACTGTAGAGATGAGCGCTTTTGCTTGTGCTTGTTAACCACCTCTCATATATTTTggtccatgtgtgtgtgacgtAGGCTAATTGTGTAGACATGTCAAAGAAAGACAAGCGCATGAGCAGAAGATGGAGAACAAAAAGTGTCAGCAAAGACGCAAAAATGCACCTTCAGGTACAGACTTCCCTCTCATTCTATGTGTCACATTGTCTGAGACGCCAGTAAATGCAGATGTAACCTTTTACTTCACTAACGCAGTTCAGCCAGTTCATTTTGCTGATCATTAACCTcacaaaactgtgtttgtgacaaATATATAAAGAGCAATAGCATTTTGAGGTAAATATAAGCAAATGTTACTACTGGATGTTACTATACCATAGAGCGTATCCAAGCACTAGGGCAGTtttttaacagataccagactgtggggctcatccatgcacaagaacagagccttaacagataccagaccatagagcatATCCCTACCCTAGAACAGTCCTTTAACGGATAGAAAACCATAGAGTGTATCTACGCACCCGAATCACACCTACTGGATGGGCCCCCCAGCAGCAAAAAGTAaatgacatttctttttcttttttttgcattactgCAGTAGTTGcaggtggtttctatggtgaTTTTAAGGGGCAGGCCAGATAAGAAGGGCTGGCTTCCACTGACTTCATTGGTGCAATAGATTATTCCAATAAAATCTCTAAGGAGTATAAAAGAGAGCTGAAATCCTCTGACATTTTAACGTTTACAACAGGTGAACAGGTGTCTCTCAGCAGCATAACAGCGTAAGATCCCCTGAAAAGCAAAGgaaaccctgtgtgtgcagcaggtGCTTTAGAGCActgtcatttaaatgataaaGCCTCCTGCATTAACATTTCACTTCAGCCACACTGGGGTATGCATGTTCACATTGCTAATGGAATGGGTGGGAGTTGGACTTTAGAGGACAGTTATGGTGATATTTTATATTGCTTATTGTCCTCGTAAATGTGCACATGTACAACTGAGGTAGTTCCGACAGTAATGCAGGTGGCTATGCTCCAAAGGTCCCCCTGTAGACAATGTTTATGAAGCTTTATATGAAAATGCTCTGAGCTGGTTGTGTCAGCAGTTGTTCTCTGTGGGACATTGACTATAACTTATATTTGTAACTCCAAGGGTCATATGCAGATTATTAGTATTTGGTCATGTGCTGATTGGTTATGTTTTGTTCATGTGCAGATTATTAGTATTTGGTCATGTGCAGATTGGTAGTGTTTTTGTCATATGCGGGCTGGTAATGCTTTGCTCATGTGCAAATTGGTGGTAAGTTCATCATGTCAAGATTTGGTATTGTTTGGTGCATATTGGTAGTGTTTCGATCATGTGCAGATAATTGGTATTTGGTTATGTGTAGATCGGTAGTGTTTTGGTCATGTATAGATATCGTTGGTTAATGTACCGGCTGGCATATTTCTTTTCATTGCCTGAGTGTGTAAGTTTAGTGTCTGACTCTCATACCTGTCCACAGGTGTTCTGTTCATGCAAACACTTGAGAAGTGTTAAAGTAAGAACCTTCCTGCCCAAATCCCCTGTCTTCTCTCGCTCACTCTTTGGGAAGAACGGAGTATGATCAAAAGTCCTTCCCTCTTTCGCAAAATATGCACGCCCAGGTGTCAACACCAAAAGTGGAAGTGTCATACTGGCTTCATCcaatcatttgtgtttttatttgaatacttTGCAATTTCAGCTGAAGTTAAACGTGATGCTTCAGAAAATGCAGCAGACATTTATCATACTTCTTGCTGAACGTTGCTTCTCTGGGTGTTTGATTATGGTTACATGTATAATTCTGAATCTGTGATTTTGCGTTCCGAGCTGAAATTTTTCCTCGCACGAACTGATACAGTTTTAAGAACGGCAGGATTTGAAAAGGTCTGAAGACCTGCAGAGAAACAGGATCGCTCTACAGATGTGAGCTAACCTGCTGGGACATCTGCCGCATGGGCTCCCCTCTTTGGTTTCCACCGTGTTCTTTGTCACGGAAGTCCATTTTGattgtgtgatgtcacttcctttcttttctctatTTCTTCAATCAGAGGCATGATTcacttttgtgtgtttgtttgggggAGAATTTTAATGGATGATTCTAGCTTCAAACTGTACTTGATTTTTAAAGAACACGGTGGAATTTTATTCAGCAAAAGGCACATTCCAAAGTAGACTTTTTTTGTAGTCTAAAAGAGAGACATCTGTCTTCGTGAGTGCGTTTGGATGTAGATTTACAATTGTACTCACAGGTTTAAGCCaaccacatttaaaacaacCACTGCTGAACCAAAGTGCCGTACAAAcgaaatacacataaatacaattCGTGAACGCACACaagacaaataattttttgaagagacaatgttaatttatttgagATGAAGTCATTTACATTTCTCAGTTGAAGAGAAgggaatggatggatgtatgaaAGCCAGGAATTTTATTCAGATAATTGAAGTTCTTGTTGatccagtaaaataaaattctactgTTCGACACCCCTTCGTAGATCACACCTTGTGTCATCACCAGTCAAGTCTGTCGGACACCTCAGGTGATGGTGTACAGAGAAACAGTGTTGGAATGCGCCTTTTGCTGCAGCTAGATTTGGCAGAAGGCAAATTAACCTGTAATGTTATTTAAGCCCCGCCTCTTCCCCAGAAACCTGTGTCCATGGTAACAGCATGCAGGGTCACTGACGGCGTcccatcccttcctccccccaGGTCCCTCTGAGCGCCACCCTGTCGCCACGGAGACACTCATCCAACCCGAATCTGTGCGGGGACGCGGTGGACTTCCAGACCCCTGTCGCGCGTCTGGGGGACTCCCTAGAGGGCGCTACAGACTACATGAAGCTGCAGGAAGAGTTCAGCGTCATCGCTCACAAAGGTAGAGACTGCCCCCTGCAGCTTTCAGAGGAAGCGCGAGCGGCGCAAACTACGTTTAAGAGTTCAGCCAACGCTCTTATCCGGACACAAGCGGATGTACAGGTTCAGGCAAAGAGCAGAGAAGACACCAAGCCATCTTGTCACAGCTGATAGCTACAACGAGAATAATGGTAGATGCCATAGTAAGTGTATATGGTGCTTTATGCAACGGATGGCTTAGAGGATACAGTTGTGGTAAATCTATGCTACGTGCCAAGTTTGGGTTTGTTGTGCCCAGACGCAGTGTAAGCAGGTGTATTTTCAATCTGCAGCTGATGATACTGTGCATACAGTGCAGATCAAAAGTGtttgaacagtgacacaattctttatttttattttttttggctctgtactccagcacattggatttgaaataaaaaatattaacttgAGGTTACAGTGCAGACTAatagctttaatttgtgggtatatatccatattgggtgatccatgtaggactTACAGCCCTTCTGTACATAATTCCCCATATTAGGGGACCAAAACTAATTGGATAATCAGCTGTTCAGGTGTTTcgtggccagctgtgtgtcattgTACCGTTTCTGTCCAAGTACATACGAACTGCACTGCACATCTACATCCAGTGTACATACTACTGCATGTATATTTATGTCTATCTACAGAACTGTTCGTAAGTCACTTGAACATTATTGGAGTTCCCTTAACTTGTTTCTCAGAAGTgaagttatatttttattaagttttaatttattaagttttttttccatttgtgggTTTTTATTGCTTAATTCTCTGCAGTTCACTCTCTGCTCAAGTCGGCCTTCAACACAGTCGCTATAGAGAAGGAGAAGCTGTCGCAGCTGCTGTCCGAACAGGAGCAAGCAGGCCAGGCCTCGCACATCCTGGCGCTAAGacggtctctctctcaggtgagaCGCGCACATCTTACCCCTCAGacggtctctctctcaggtgagaGAAGCACATCTTACCCCTCAGACGATCTCTCTAACGGTTAAGTTTAGGGAAGCACTGTTCTAAACAATGCTTTACTAAGAAATGCAATCAAAAATACAGTTCACCAGAATATGCAAGTATGAActgatattttttaaacctctgTGAAATTGCACCTTAGTCTTTTGCTCTGCCTGCAGAGGTATATTGGTTCTTTCCTCATAACTTCCATTTAATACCAGGAGCCActttagttgcccttctttgtaCTTTATTTTAGCGCTTCTCTTAATATTAATGAGGTTTGTATTGCCATTGCTGATGGTGAGATTCTGGCTGTGTCTTACTGTTTGTCCTGTgtctaaataatgaaaaagaatcATCTGATCTCGTTATGAAGGACAAACACTTTCACTTCATATTGAACTTGTAGATAAAACAAACATGGGTGTATAGCAAACAATGCAGTATTTACTTGCTTAGCCAACACTGAAAATTAAGATTtgcatacattacatacattagaATTAAACCAATAATCATTCAGATTCAAACAATCAGAGCAGTGCATGCAAACTTAGCAGCCACAACCTAACAAGTAGAAAAGTGCGCAAACCTATGAAGTAGCAAAGCTGCTTACTCGTAGCCCTTGTTAAAATAGGGGAGGGATCATTGCCAGttgttgtggggaaaaaaactgtttctggctcataaaaaataaatgtacatgttcCTCCAGCCTGTTGCTTAGCTGGTGAACGGTCATAAAATGCATTAACAGAAAGAACATTTCAATGTAGATGAATGTAACATTAGTATGGTGAGGCAGACGCTGCATTTAAAGCAGTTCATGCCAACGTCTCGGTGTTAATGATCCATTACAAAGCTGGCAATTAGCAAGTTCCCTTAAAATGCAAAAGGGGTTGAGGTACAGTGACATCAGCGTGGTTGTAATATCAtcccatccatccgtccattttCTAACCGCTTAGTCCAAATCAGGgtcacgcatgtgtgtgtgtgtgcgcttgtgtgagcatgtgtgtgtgcttgtgtgtgtgtgtgtacatgtgtgagtgcgtaagtgcgtgtatgtgtgtgcatgtgcatgcatgtgtgtgcatttgtgcatctgtgtgagtgtgtgagtgtgtgtgtgtgtgtgtacttgtgtgtgcatttgtgcatctgtgtgagtgtgtgagtgtgtgtgtgtgtgtgtgtgttcattatttAACGTGACGTGGTTTCCTCTCCTGTCCCTTCTCCGCGCGGCAGGCTTTGACTCAGAACGCGGAGCTGAGAAGCCGGCTGAACCGGATCCACTCCGAGTCGGGCCTGTCTGAGCAAACGATCAGCGTCAGTGTCATCCCCAGCGCCGGCGAGGTACCCAATCAGCGGCTCCAGCCCTCTCTGTTCTCCTTAAACCCGCGGGTTCCCCGTAGAGTGGAATTACGCATCTGCGCCGCGGAGAATTTTCTAATTCGCAGCAGCCTTTTCAATACTGGGCTAGAATAATACACGCTGTCTTATTAATGATCACCCGCTTTCCCACTGAGGTGAAGAGTGTCCTCTTTCTGTCACAAGGTCAGCTTCTTCAATGTAGAGTATGACATCACCTGTCTCCGGTATGACATCACCAATCGCCATGGTGATTTGCTAGGAATAACAGACATTATGGAACACTGTATTACTGTGGAGACTGCAGAATTGAGGGTCTCATGTTCGTTTAACTAATTCATTCTTATGCTCGACACCACTTCTAGATACCCTTGGAGACTAATACTAAACGGCAAAGCACAGCTTGCTAGCCAGAGTGAATGAAAGATGTGAGAAACTCCATTGACATTGGAATTAGTTTCCTGATCCAAATTCCTGACCCTGCTTCACACACTTGGCCGGCCTGTCTGTCTGGAGCCCAGATTTATTTACTGCTCTCAAATCGCCTCTCTAATCTGTGCAGAACAGAACTGAGGGCGGGCTGTGCTCCAGAGAgagctccctcctcctcctcctgtgctgtagagtgctGTGTGATATTCagctcacagagagaggagcaggctgtGCTCCAGAgagctccctcctcctcctcctgtgctgTAGAGCACTGTGTGATATTCagctcacagagagaggagcaggctgtGCTCCCCAGTCCAGGAGCCCTCTCCCAGAATACCAGATAGGAGATCCAGATAGGAGCCAGAATACTTTCTCTTCACAGACTCAGATGGAGCTGGTTTTAGTTCTCACTGTATttgccaaactgtttgtgaagaatgAAACTTGTTGCCTTTAATGGTTGGTCAAATTAAAGGGCAAATGTTGGTTGAGTGCCAGCCTGTGCTGTGAAGGTGATTGGACAGTAAGGGGCTAATTGTGCATCTCTATCTTCATTGACTTTCACTTCTCTTTTAACAACTCATTGAAGAGGCCTGCTTTAATTCCTGTTCTTCTGATCTGTGTGTCATACCGCATTCCCTGTGGTCCTGTATTTATATGGCTGGGGCTagctgtaatgtactgtattattttCTGAGTATATTTTAACTGCCTTGTTAGATTTTTATTGATCTGAttttactgttcattttcacatttgtttattgttattgttgctttCTTTTGCTTGGAAAGAgttttgaaataatgaaagGCACTGTAAAGATTTAActtttgctattattattattattattattattattattattaataataataatgataatttcatTGTCTGTTTCAGGCCTGCGATGATGCGCATGTAGGAATCCCCCTGTCCCAGCAGGTCTCCAATGAGAGCCGGCTGTCCATGTCAGAGTCCGTGTCCGAATTCTTCGATGCGCAGGAAGTGCTTCTGTCAGCCAGTTCATCAGAGAACGAggtgagacaggaagtgcttctGTCAGCCAGTTCATCAGAGAACGAggtgagacaggaagtgcttctGTCAGCCAGTTCATCAGAGAACGAggtgagacaggaagtgcttctGTCAGCCAGTTCATCAGAGAACGAggtgagacaggaagtgcttctGTCAGCCAGTTCATTAGAGAACGAggtgagacaggaagtgcttctGTCAGCCAGTTCATCAGAGAACGAGGATTGGCTaaggagtccacacaccttgttctcaaggccttgattgactgctgattgaaaggaaccCACTGCGgcactccaggactggagttaaacctgctgaCATTgcagccctccagaactggagttaaacctgcaggcactgtggccctccaggatttgagttaaacctgcagacactgtggcctttcatggctggagttaaacctgcagacactgcagccatccaggactggggttaaacctgcagacactgcagccatccaggactggagttaaacctgcagacactgcagccatccaggactggagttaaacctgcagacactgcagccctccagcatATTAGTTTGATGCCCCTGGTGTGCTGTGTTTACTGAAGAACCACCATAGAATCTTCCAGCTTTGAGTTACctctgcagccctccaggcctggagttaaacctgcagatactgcagccatccagggctggagttaaacctgcagatactgcggtcctccaggactggagttaaacctgcatatACTGCAgtccttcaggactggagttaaacctgcagacactgcagccctccaggtctggagttaaacctgcagacactgtggcactccaggcctggagttaaacctgcagacactgtggccctccagcaTATTAGTTTGATGCCCCTGGTGTGCTGTGTTTACTGAAGAACCACCATAGAATCTTCCAGCTTTGAGTCCCAACCTTCAGTTGAAGTTTCACCTACACAAGATTTTTCAGAAGAAGCATCTGTCCGTCAGTTTTTTGCATCATCCCAAACTCATTCCCAAAGTTAAACAGAGTGAGGTCACATTGAAGAGAAGTTTGTCAGGcccattttttatgaatttgcTGCCCTGGTACAGTATGAAGTTGTACGGGGTCATAAAGCTGGTCACTAATTGGTCAGTTGGCTGTGGGTTCTTGCATATGGATGGGGTAGGAGATGTAGTTGTTGATGGGGTAGGAGAAATATGATAtagttgtgctgtgctgtgcctcaTATGTGTACTACATGGGAAGCGCGTattgtcatgtgacaggaacTCCCGTCTCCCAGAGCTCTCAGGCCTTTCTCCCGTCTCCTCCAGGGGTCCGATGACGAGTCCTACGTCAGCGACGTGAGCGATTTCTCCGAGGACAACGCCAGCGTCGCCGACAATATTTCCAGGCAAAGTACGCACCGCGAGCCCTGCGTCCTGCTCTAGGGCACACCTGTAGGGCGACGTGAGCCGTGAACGTCCTCTTTTGCCCGTAATCCTCCCCAAGCCCTGGACTCTGGGCTGCCCCTGTCCTATTATGCAAGGTGTGAACCAAAATGGCCGCAGGTGCTGAGCGCTGTATTTAAGCAGTGTGGGACCCCTGAAGTGTGGAGGCCATCTCTCTAGGTGGTTTGTCattcatcttttacattttactgatgtctttccacCATTCATATGTTAACCGATAAGGTAATTAGATACCCTATATACAGGGGTAAGCTTCCAAGGATAATTCTTCGCTGTGCCAAATAGATATAAAATACACCAGGTGTTTTGATCAGGTATCTAGATCAGGTACAAAGACCAGGTTGGTTCTGGCAAGTGATAAAGACCTGCTTGATCAGAACTTGTCTTTGGTGCAGCGAATAACTGCATCTTAGGAGCGCTGAACTGTGCGATTCattttctttagcttttttgTGATTCACTTTGTTGGAAGTGATTTAATATAATGTTAAAAAATCCTCACCGCTGTTTGACTGTGTCATGCTACGTTTccccagctagctagctgaattacattttccaagtctttcatgaaaaaaaaatatttagagaTTGTGTTGGTGTAGCTTGTTCTCCATACAGTAACTTTCTGTAGTGTTTCTCAGTTGTGGCATAAATTGAATATTGGCCCTTGTAAGAACGGGGCACTTTTGTCCTAAGAGTGAAAGCTGCGTCACTCTGTTAACCAAGTGGATGTGCTGCCAGTCAGGGTGCACTGCTAAATACTGATTGGATGATGTGAGCCCCCAGTGGGTGGTGTGAGCGTGTCCTGTCGTCTCAGTGGCCAATGGCGAGCTGACGGGAGGGGCCTTTCGAAACGGGCGGCGCACGGGcctgcccgccccctcccccgacacCGGCAGCATCAACCTGTGGAACATCCTGCGGAGGAACATCGGGAAGGACCTGTCCAAAGTGGCCCTGCCTGTGGAGCTCAACGAGCCCCTCAACACCCTGCAGCGCCTGTGCGAGGAGCTGGAGTACGCCGAGCTGCTGGACAAGGCCGCCGAGACCGACGACCCCTACGAGCGCATGGTACGTCCCTAACTTACACCACCCCTACGAGCGCGTGGTACGTCCCTAACTTACACCACCCCTACGAGCGCATGGTACGTCCCTAACTTACCCACCTACGGCGCAGTCATCCTAACTCCATACGAGCGCATGGTACATCCCTAACTTACACCACCCCTACGAGCACATGGTACGCCCTAACTTACACCACCCCTACGAGTGCATGGTACATCCCTAACTTACGCCACCCCTATGAGCGCATGATACATGCCTAACTTACCCCACCCCTATGAGCGCGTGATACATCCCTAACTTACCCCACCCCTATGAGCGTGTGGTATGTCCCTAACTTACACCACCCCTACGAGCGCATGGTACATCCCTAACTTACACCACCCCTACGAGCACATGGTACGTCCCTAACTTACACCACCCCTACGAGCGCATGGTACGTCCCTAACTTACCCCACCCCTACGAGCGCATGGTACGTCCCTAACTTACCCCACCCCTACGAGCACATGGTACATCCCTAACTTACCCCACCCCTACCAGCGCATGGTACATCCCTAACTTACACCACCCCTACGAGCGCATGGTACGTCCCTAACTTACCCCACCCCTACGAGCGTGTGGTACGCCCTAACTTACCCCACCCCTACGAGCGCATGGTACGTCCCTAACTTACCCCACCCCTACGAGCGCATGGTACGTCCCTGACTTACACCACCCCTTCGAGCACATGGTACATCCCTGACTTACACCACCCCTACGAGGGCATGGTACGTCCCTGACTTACACCACCCCTACGAGCGCATGGTACGACCCTAACTTACACCACCCCTACAAGCACATGGTACGTCCCTGACTTACACCACCCCTACGAGCGCGTGGTACATCCCTGACTTACACCACCCCTTCGAACACATggtatgtcccaaacatttacCACCCCTACGAGCACATGGTACGTCCCTAACTTGCACCACCCCTACGAGCGCATGGTACGTCCCTAACTTACACCACCCCTCTGAGAATGCAGAGACTTAAATATCCAAaccttgcagctatattttcaggcgtatttattaaattatttgttcttttaaaatacagGTATTATTTCGTATTATACAGCTGTGGGCATCTGAGATGTGGTTCTTTAAAATGAGGTCATATCCTCatgtttgctttgctttgtttcGCTAATGAGTCATTCTCCTCTAGGTGACTGTTGCTGCTTTTGCAGTATCCGGATATTCGTCCACCTACTACAGAGCTGGAAGCAAGCCATTCAACCCCCTGCTTGGAGAGACATATGAATGTATACGAGAAGACAAGGGACTATGCTATTATTCTGAGCAGGTATACAACTACACTCTGCCACTTACCATACAGAGGTACTAGATATTGTATGCTTGATTACTTCTAAGTGATCAGTTGAAAGTGAGAAAGTTCTagattaattgtttttcttattgGAAACACAAATTCAGATCAAGCAACTGACTGAACAAATGaagtaattaagagcagaagttggcctGAAACAGATCCGTGGTTGATGTGCACCCCTGCCATAAAACCGTTCTATATTTATTAGTgctttatatatattaaaatgatattttgttGGAATTCATATTACAGGATTAGTGTTCGGGCTGCATATAGTGCTGCTAAGTGGAGCCCTCATACCTCAAGGCGCTGGTGCTGTCACAGAAgcattcccacaatgccctgctctGCAGATACATTAGTCTGTGGGAGTGCAacctttcctctccttctctagTTTCTCCACCCATCCCCCTCTTCCCTGGGGTGGAATTACTCACAGAAATGTCTCCCTGTGTGACTGTTATTTTCCAGGTGAGCCACCATCCCCCCATCTCGGCATGTCACTGTGAGTCCAAGAAGTTCACCTTCTGGCAAGGTACGTCACCAGACATTTCAGAACGTAGACACATTGAATCGATATTGCCGCAAATACGCTAGCATGACAAAGTATCAAATATGGCatcttgaaaatgaaacaattaaggATTGCCACTTTACAAGTATTGATTATTGTACAGCTAAAGTGGTAATGGATGATGTGTTAAACCTTTCTACCGCAGCGTAGCTCTTTGTGCTCCCACCCAGCCACAAAGACGAGACCCTTGTTTGTTTTATCGCACTGCAATTTCATTAAACGGGAAAACGGTTCTCTGAGTGAGCTTGACTTTGggtccattttggctccagaaCTGACTGCTGTTTTTATTCCTGACTTTCAGATATCAGGTGGAAGAA contains:
- the LOC135241338 gene encoding oxysterol-binding protein-related protein 6-like isoform X7 is translated as MHGSIDVGLSVMSIKKRTRRIDLDTEEHIYHLKVKSQEVFDAWVCKLRHHRLYRQNEIVRSPRDATLRAFPPPASAEPPQPPPPSTAVTGPQTVPSSLPRQTFRPGASLPASYSSGQRKVATWLLESQEMDRCAEELTRCQSNLTELNQLLQSLEIMQRTQSAPNFADMQANCVDMSKKDKRMSRRWRTKSVSKDAKMHLQVFCSCKHLRSVKVPLSATLSPRRHSSNPNLCGDAVDFQTPVARLGDSLEGATDYMKLQEEFSVIAHKVHSLLKSAFNTVAIEKEKLSQLLSEQEQAGQASHILALRRSLSQALTQNAELRSRLNRIHSESGLSEQTISVSVIPSAGEACDDAHVGIPLSQQVSNESRLSMSESVSEFFDAQEVLLSASSSENEELPSPRALRPFSRLLQGSDDESYVSDVSDFSEDNASVADNISRQMANGELTGGAFRNGRRTGLPAPSPDTGSINLWNILRRNIGKDLSKVALPVELNEPLNTLQRLCEELEYAELLDKAAETDDPYERMVTVAAFAVSGYSSTYYRAGSKPFNPLLGETYECIREDKGLCYYSEQVSHHPPISACHCESKKFTFWQDIRWKNKFWGKSMEILPIGTVNVMLPKYGDLYEWNKVTTCVHNILSGRRWVEHYGEITIRNSRSATCVCKLTFVKGNYWSSNVNEVHGVVLDQEGRTVHRLFGKWHEGLYCGVPPSARCVWRPGSMPPGCELYYGFTRFAIELNELCPEIKDLLPPTDARFRPDQRYLEEGQVELAASEKQRIEDLQRTRRKCMEENGVKHQPRFFRKVIDSSQRERWVSNNTYWELRKSPGFNKLENPALW